TTACTTTTGATTCGCTTTAAAGCTTGTTTTTCTGTATCTGTTAAACTTGGTAAATTTTCTTGCCATTCCGGGAAAAAATCAGCATTTGTTGCTTGCTGAAGCTGAAATTGTGCTTGAATTTCTTCAAGAGTAATATCTTCAGCAGAAATAACTTGAACCATATATAAATTTCAACAAGTCAAAAACTTTTTCGGCAAGTGTAAAGAGAAGATTTGATATATAATTAGCCTATCAAATTCCAATTGTTAAATCTTTAACGAAGAATTATCAGTAACATCAACAAGCTGGATAATTTCAGACTTAGTTGTTTCCTCATGTAAGTCAACATAAAAATTGAAACCTTGATCGTAGAACAGTAAATTTTGCGTTTCAGGAACTAAAGAACGAAACCAAATTGCAAAAGAAGCACAAAATTCTAAAGAACCATCTAAACTAATTCCCTGTCCATCGCGGTGTAAGGCTCCATCTAACCTTTCTCCTTCTAATATAACCCATTCAAGAGCATAATAATCATCAGGGTTAGTAACGGTACGAATCTTAACTTCAGACCATTTCTGCTGAAGAGATTGAGTAAAATCAACTGAGTTTATTTTCCAAGAGGTTGATACTGGTGGGGTAATCAAATATTCCATTTTTTTTTCCTTGTTAATTAAGACACGACAATAACTTTACCAGGCAAATTAAACTGATTTAGTAAACTAACAAAAAAAGGAACACCTTCTTGAAGATTAATAATTACTTGAAGTCCCACAATAGGTGTTTGAGAATCATTGATTACAGCAGCATAACGTCGAAATTCATTTTCTACATCAGCAACCGCTTTTATCCGAATGAAAGGTGGTACTATTGAGTTAGTAATATAAGGACTGTTGTTAGGATTTGCAATATACTTAGCTTCAAGTAAATACCCAGTTTGAAAGTCTATTCCATCAGCCCAAATTTCTTCACCTCCGTCCCTAACTCTAATTTCTTCGCTACCACAATGTTGTATTTGAAATAAATGACGTTGACTATAAGTTGGAGTAAGTCTTCTGGGAAAATTATTTGCCCAAATTTTTATGGAATTGGTAGACTCACTCATGAACGGAAAACAATCATTAAATAAACTTGATAAATTATTGAAAAAACTAGAGTCATTGTAAAATACCTTGGGCGCGTAGGCGAGCTACGAAAGGAGATTCTCCAGCTTCGTTTTGCAGTTTTGACGCATACTGTTCTCGTTGTGCGATCGCTATTTCGATTTCCTCTTTACGATCCCAATAATATGCTAAAGCGGAGTAAATTTTACTTAAACTTAGATGAGGATAGTTATCGAGTAGTTCTTCAGGACTCCAGTTATATGCTTTGACTGAAGTAATTAGTTCTACTACTTTCATTGAAGTTCCTTCTAGATAAGGAACTTGCTGTGCGTCTAGTTGGATATATTTGTAGTCTGTGCTAGTAAATGTCATTTTTAAACCAAGGTAATTAAATTTATTGCTAATCTGAATTTAACTTATCATCTATAATTAGCCAAAATAGTCAAGTGGAAATTGTCCACCTGACTATTTTGCTACTTAATAATGACTTCCAGATTTGCGGTGGTGAACGGCGGTGACAGCATCAGTTGAGAAAACTTCGCCTTGTTCAGCAACGGCATAAACTAACCAATGATCGCCGCATTCCATACGATTGTCAACGCGACATTCCAAATAAGCTAAAGCATCTTTTAACACCGGACAACCGTTTTCTGCGGTATCAATTTCTACGCCTTCAAAACGGTCTTCTCCGGGACTAAATGGTTTGAGAAAATGCTTCATTAAACCAATATGTTTGCCTTCTTCTA
The sequence above is a segment of the Oscillatoria salina IIICB1 genome. Coding sequences within it:
- a CDS encoding restriction endonuclease fold toxin-2 domain-containing protein; translation: MSESTNSIKIWANNFPRRLTPTYSQRHLFQIQHCGSEEIRVRDGGEEIWADGIDFQTGYLLEAKYIANPNNSPYITNSIVPPFIRIKAVADVENEFRRYAAVINDSQTPIVGLQVIINLQEGVPFFVSLLNQFNLPGKVIVVS
- a CDS encoding DUF433 domain-containing protein, whose translation is MTFTSTDYKYIQLDAQQVPYLEGTSMKVVELITSVKAYNWSPEELLDNYPHLSLSKIYSALAYYWDRKEEIEIAIAQREQYASKLQNEAGESPFVARLRAQGILQ